One genomic window of Moorella glycerini includes the following:
- a CDS encoding B12-binding domain-containing radical SAM protein produces the protein MKKYNILLIQPRPGKGLGFKDLAVIEPLGLEMVAAALEGEGHQVAIVDLFNPADLPKALQTYQPQLCGINCSFTIDVYRTLAIARAIKDTNPAIKIFVGGHHASLNPADFKDPAIDCLVIGEGEITAVELVNCWAKEGDLTQVAGLIINHHNRQFATCARPLIDDLDILPLPARHLIKPYINKYFLGLAKPVSAVETARGCPFHCNFCSVWRFYQGKCRRKSVERAVEEIAVLPARRVLITDDNFLADVRRAMAIGTKLKEQGVKKNYIFQARSDTIVNHPEVIDLWQEIGLTSVFIGFEKITEEALQQVEKHNSVRNNEKALAMLKSRGINVIASFIVDPDFSEQDFEQLRQYIIEKRIQTPSFSILTPLPGTELYDQVSNKLGFTNWEQFDLLHAVLPTGLPPSIFYQQFASLYATAYHRFDLVRNNAWGAIKAILRRDISISHLIKIWRSFRRFARAASYWP, from the coding sequence ATGAAGAAGTATAATATCTTGCTCATTCAACCGCGCCCGGGTAAAGGGCTGGGGTTTAAGGACCTGGCGGTTATTGAGCCTCTGGGCCTGGAGATGGTGGCTGCAGCTCTGGAAGGAGAAGGCCATCAGGTAGCCATTGTCGATTTATTTAATCCTGCCGATTTGCCTAAGGCGCTCCAGACTTATCAACCGCAGTTGTGCGGTATTAACTGCTCTTTTACCATCGACGTTTATCGTACCCTGGCCATTGCCCGGGCAATTAAAGATACAAATCCTGCAATTAAAATTTTTGTTGGCGGGCATCACGCCTCATTAAACCCTGCGGATTTCAAGGACCCGGCCATAGACTGCCTGGTAATCGGCGAGGGCGAAATAACTGCCGTGGAACTCGTTAATTGCTGGGCCAAAGAAGGCGATCTGACCCAGGTGGCCGGGCTGATTATCAACCATCATAATCGTCAGTTTGCCACTTGCGCCCGGCCCCTAATTGATGATCTGGATATCTTACCCCTTCCAGCGCGGCATTTAATAAAGCCTTATATAAATAAATATTTTTTAGGTTTGGCTAAACCGGTTAGCGCCGTTGAGACGGCGCGTGGCTGCCCTTTTCACTGCAATTTTTGCAGTGTGTGGCGTTTCTATCAAGGCAAATGCCGGCGTAAAAGCGTGGAACGTGCGGTTGAGGAAATAGCTGTTCTGCCCGCCCGCCGGGTTTTAATAACCGATGATAATTTTTTGGCTGACGTAAGACGAGCCATGGCTATTGGCACAAAATTAAAGGAACAGGGCGTGAAGAAAAATTATATCTTCCAGGCCCGGAGTGATACCATTGTCAACCACCCGGAAGTCATCGATTTATGGCAGGAAATTGGCTTGACTTCCGTCTTTATCGGTTTTGAAAAGATTACTGAAGAAGCCCTGCAGCAGGTAGAAAAGCATAATTCAGTACGTAATAACGAAAAGGCCCTGGCGATGCTCAAAAGCCGCGGGATTAATGTTATTGCCTCATTTATCGTTGACCCCGATTTTTCTGAACAAGATTTTGAGCAGTTACGGCAGTATATTATAGAAAAGCGCATTCAAACGCCCTCGTTTTCTATTTTGACCCCCCTGCCCGGTACCGAACTGTATGACCAGGTAAGCAATAAACTGGGCTTTACCAACTGGGAACAATTTGATCTCTTACATGCCGTTCTGCCCACCGGGTTGCCGCCGTCGATATTTTACCAGCAATTTGCCTCTCTTTATGCTACAGCCTACCACCGGTTTGATTTAGTAAGAAATAATGCCTGGGGGGCAATAAAGGCTATTTTAAGGCGAGACATTTCCATCAGTCACCTTATAAAAATATGGCGGTCTTTTCGCCGTTTCGCCAGGGCAGCATCTTACTGGCCATAG
- the arsC gene encoding arsenate reductase (thioredoxin): MQKKPVILFLCTGNSCRSQMAEGFARALGGDKVEVYSAGIEPAGLNPRAVAVMAEAGIDISRQASDPIDPEILSKADLIVTLCGDARDKCPVTPSTIRREHWPLRDPAKAEGDEEEIMAVFRTVRDEIRERVTQLLKDIFRLTRSDLKDSI, from the coding sequence ATGCAAAAGAAGCCCGTTATTCTTTTTCTCTGTACCGGCAATTCTTGCCGCAGTCAGATGGCTGAAGGTTTCGCCCGGGCCCTGGGCGGGGACAAAGTGGAAGTTTATAGTGCAGGCATCGAGCCGGCCGGTCTGAACCCTCGCGCCGTGGCGGTTATGGCGGAAGCCGGCATCGATATTTCCCGGCAAGCCTCCGACCCCATCGATCCGGAAATCTTAAGCAAGGCTGACCTGATTGTCACCCTCTGCGGTGATGCCCGTGACAAATGTCCCGTGACCCCGTCGACCATTCGTCGCGAGCACTGGCCCCTCCGCGACCCTGCCAAGGCCGAAGGAGATGAGGAGGAAATAATGGCGGTTTTCCGTACCGTTCGGGACGAGATCCGGGAAAGGGTGACCCAGCTCCTGAAAGATATTTTTCGGTTGACAAGAAGTGATCTTAAAGATAGTATATAA
- a CDS encoding cation diffusion facilitator family transporter, with protein sequence MENHEHNNDRRLHHHDHHHHHSHLETGTVNGRNLVLTMLLNLLITVVEIVGGLLAGSLSLVSDALHNLSDAAAVAISLAALRFSRRGATLEKTFGFQRLEILAALFNSAVLIAISLLLFKESATRLLHPQAINSSLMVGVGVVGLLANTLAVFLLRRDAGRSLNVRSSYLHLFSDALSSVAVAAGGMAIYFWHITWIDPLLTILIGLYVLKESYEIVSDTVQILMEGTPKGVKLEEIYKSVKSLPGIRDLHHVHVWQLGERQINFEGHIDLDKDISISESEKLRREVEATLRDKFGIQHVMLQMEYEGCPGTGLVRDTRSQLI encoded by the coding sequence GTGGAGAATCATGAGCATAACAATGATAGGCGTCTGCATCACCATGATCACCATCATCACCACAGCCATCTGGAAACAGGAACGGTAAACGGCCGGAACCTGGTGCTAACGATGCTGTTAAACCTGCTTATTACCGTTGTGGAAATAGTCGGAGGCTTACTGGCGGGAAGCCTTTCCCTGGTTTCCGATGCCCTGCACAACTTAAGTGATGCGGCGGCCGTGGCCATCAGCCTGGCGGCGTTACGTTTTTCCCGGCGGGGGGCAACGCTGGAAAAAACCTTCGGCTTTCAGCGTCTGGAGATTCTGGCCGCCCTGTTCAATTCCGCCGTGTTAATAGCGATTTCCCTTTTGCTTTTTAAGGAATCGGCAACCCGCTTACTACATCCCCAGGCTATCAATAGCTCATTGATGGTAGGTGTTGGGGTCGTCGGGTTATTAGCTAACACCCTGGCGGTCTTTCTCCTGCGGCGCGATGCCGGCCGGAGCCTGAATGTGCGGTCTTCTTACCTCCATTTATTCTCCGACGCTTTATCTTCAGTGGCTGTAGCAGCTGGCGGTATGGCGATCTATTTCTGGCATATCACCTGGATAGACCCCCTCTTGACAATATTAATCGGTCTGTATGTTTTGAAGGAAAGTTACGAAATTGTTTCTGATACAGTTCAAATTCTAATGGAAGGCACGCCAAAGGGCGTGAAGCTGGAGGAAATTTATAAGTCTGTCAAGAGCCTGCCGGGTATCCGCGACCTGCATCATGTCCATGTCTGGCAGCTCGGGGAGCGACAGATTAATTTCGAAGGCCACATCGACCTGGATAAGGATATATCTATCAGTGAATCGGAAAAGCTGCGCCGGGAAGTGGAAGCCACATTGCGTGACAAATTCGGCATCCAACACGTCATGCTCCAGATGGAATATGAAGGCTGTCCTGGGACGGGGCTTGTTCGTGATACCCGCAGTCAACTCATTTGA
- a CDS encoding carboxymuconolactone decarboxylase family protein, with protein MSKGVDNLNIEELLANMAREIGGEPKPMKFLAQLRPDMVFEHARSKQFAASGQAILEKYKALISVAVAAAMGSESCTLTQAKIARPRGATAEEIIEALITARFTTSSTIFSTAVNALEMLAQEK; from the coding sequence ATGAGCAAAGGCGTGGATAATCTCAATATTGAGGAATTGCTGGCTAACATGGCCCGGGAAATAGGCGGCGAGCCCAAGCCGATGAAATTTTTGGCGCAACTGCGACCGGACATGGTTTTTGAACATGCCCGCAGCAAACAGTTTGCCGCCTCAGGACAGGCTATCCTGGAAAAGTATAAAGCCCTGATCAGTGTCGCTGTAGCAGCAGCCATGGGATCTGAAAGCTGTACCTTAACCCAGGCTAAAATTGCCCGCCCCCGGGGGGCAACCGCAGAAGAAATAATCGAGGCCCTGATTACCGCCCGCTTTACTACATCCTCTACTATCTTTTCAACCGCAGTAAACGCTCTGGAAATGCTTGCCCAGGAGAAATAA
- a CDS encoding IS110 family transposase, translating to MNEVQKKLLVHGEVIIVGIDVAKHNHWARIYNQIELDVVKPFKFHNSKEGYYRLVAKMEEAKEKARATKVVIGMEPTGHYWKPLAWFLQEQGYTVVIVNPYHVKRRKEEVDNSPTKNDRKDAGIIAKVVKDGNFLHCLLPKGKYAELRNLTVTRRQQRRKLNSALNQLQAILDEYFPELGQVFKNLLGKAAQWVLRNCPFPRLILAYKLEELATALKEASNHRVGMKRAQALYQTAQGSIGVTEGLTGAQHKLNACLDEIAFYQKQIEQTEAAMADILAGIDIAGNLLSIPGIGLVTVAGFLGEIGDPQNYEHWKQIQKLAGLNLSEQSSGQKNGQSKISKRGRAELRNLLYQASLTLVAKNREFKALYHYFLTRRENPLKKKQALIAIAVKLLRVMYGLARKKENYDSDKVLGDYRRAQLQQAA from the coding sequence ATGAATGAAGTGCAAAAGAAATTACTGGTCCATGGAGAAGTGATAATTGTCGGTATCGACGTAGCCAAGCACAATCACTGGGCACGGATCTATAACCAAATCGAACTGGATGTGGTCAAACCCTTCAAGTTTCATAATAGCAAAGAAGGCTATTATCGTCTAGTGGCAAAAATGGAAGAAGCCAAAGAAAAAGCCAGGGCAACAAAAGTAGTAATCGGCATGGAGCCCACCGGCCACTACTGGAAACCCTTAGCATGGTTTCTCCAGGAGCAGGGTTATACAGTAGTGATAGTCAATCCCTATCACGTCAAAAGGCGGAAAGAGGAAGTAGATAACTCCCCCACCAAGAACGACCGAAAAGACGCCGGGATAATAGCCAAAGTAGTCAAGGACGGGAATTTCCTCCACTGCCTTTTGCCCAAAGGAAAATATGCCGAACTAAGGAACCTGACCGTAACCCGGCGGCAGCAACGCCGGAAACTAAACAGCGCCTTAAACCAACTCCAGGCCATCCTGGACGAATACTTCCCCGAGCTGGGGCAAGTATTCAAAAACCTGTTAGGCAAAGCAGCCCAATGGGTCTTAAGGAACTGTCCCTTCCCCAGGTTAATATTAGCCTATAAACTCGAAGAATTAGCCACTGCATTAAAAGAAGCCAGTAACCACCGGGTAGGGATGAAAAGAGCCCAGGCCCTCTACCAGACGGCCCAGGGGTCCATAGGAGTAACCGAAGGATTAACCGGAGCCCAACACAAGCTAAACGCCTGCCTGGACGAAATAGCCTTTTACCAGAAGCAAATCGAGCAAACAGAAGCAGCCATGGCCGATATTTTGGCAGGAATAGATATCGCAGGCAATTTATTAAGCATCCCCGGTATAGGCCTGGTAACAGTAGCCGGCTTTTTAGGCGAAATAGGCGATCCCCAAAATTACGAGCACTGGAAGCAAATCCAAAAACTCGCCGGACTGAACTTAAGCGAACAAAGTTCCGGGCAGAAGAACGGGCAAAGCAAAATATCCAAACGCGGGCGAGCCGAATTAAGGAACCTGTTATACCAAGCCAGTCTAACTCTAGTAGCCAAGAACCGTGAATTTAAAGCGTTGTACCACTACTTCCTGACCAGGCGGGAAAACCCCTTAAAGAAAAAGCAGGCCTTAATAGCCATAGCCGTAAAATTGCTACGGGTGATGTACGGCCTGGCCAGGAAGAAAGAAAACTACGACTCTGACAAAGTGTTAGGCGACTATCGCCGCGCCCAATTACAGCAAGCAGCTTAA